In Deltaproteobacteria bacterium, the sequence ACGAAGATGAGAAGAAAAATGAGAGTATATCTGGACACTTCGGCAATTTCAGCGCTATTTGATGAAAGGAATCCAGAGAGGAAATCACTCACAGAAGCTTTTTTCGCGGAAATAGGAAATTTTGAGACTTTCATCTCCGAAATTACGGTTGCTGAGATTGAACGTACTCCCGACATGGAACTCCGAAGTAAAATGAAAGATGCAGTATCACGATTTTCGGTGTTCTCTTTAACCGATGACGTTGAATGGATAGCGAGCGAGTATATTCGCCATGGTACGGTTCCTGAAGGTTACTCTGAGGATGCCTACCATATTGCCATTGCTGTTATAAACGAGCTAGACTATCTTTTGAGTTGGAACTTCAAACACATAGTGAGGAGGAAAACGAGAGACATAGTGAGGATGGTAAATACTTTAAATAACTTGAGACAAATAGAAATTATAACACCTGCGGAATTGCTATAGGAGGAGAAAATATGAGCAAAATTAAAGAAAAAGATATCGAGGAAATAAGAAGGACGGTAGAAAAGGAGTTCCCAGACGACCCTGCTTTACAGCAAGTTCATATCGCAAGGAAAATCATTGCTAAAGAAGCGCAA encodes:
- a CDS encoding PIN domain-containing protein, with the protein product MRRKMRVYLDTSAISALFDERNPERKSLTEAFFAEIGNFETFISEITVAEIERTPDMELRSKMKDAVSRFSVFSLTDDVEWIASEYIRHGTVPEGYSEDAYHIAIAVINELDYLLSWNFKHIVRRKTRDIVRMVNTLNNLRQIEIITPAELL